In Pannonibacter sp. XCT-53, the sequence TCCCGCTGGCTGGACCGGCTGATGTTCCTGCCGCTTCTGGTGCCGCAGGTCGCGTTCCTGTTCGGGCTGCAGGTGCTGTTCCTCGACATCGGCCTCGACGGCAGCCTGCCGGCGGTGATGCTTGCGCATCTGGTCTTCGTGCTGCCTTATGTCTTCCTGTCGCTGCGCGATCCCTGGTCGGCGCTCGACCCGCGGTTCGAGCAGGTCGCCACGAGCCTTGGCGCCAGTCGCGCACGCGTGTTCTGGCGGATCCGGCTGCCGCTGATGCTGCCGGCACTGGCGACGGCGCTGGCGCTTGGACTGGCCGTGTCGGTGAGCCTCTATCTGCCGACCCTGCTGATCGGCGGGGGGCGGGTGGTGACCCTGACGACCGAGGCCGTGGCGCTGGCCAGCGGCGGCAACCGGCCTCTCATCGCCGTGCATGCGCTGATGCAGCTGCTGCTGCCCTGCCTTGCCTTTGCCGCCGCCGCGCTGGCCCCGCGCCTGCTGCTGCCCCGTCTTCATGGCCGGAGACCGACCTGATGCCGCACGCCCCCATTGCTGCCTCCGCTGGCGCTGCCCCCACTGGCGCTGCCGCTCCTGCCCGGCCCGGCCCGCTCCGCTTGCAGGATGTCTGCCTGACGCTGGCCGGACGGCCGCTGGTGCGGCTGGACCGGGAGATCGCAAGCGGCGAGGTGCTGACGGTCATGGGCGCATCGGGCAGCGGAAAGTCGAGCCTGCTGCTCGCCCTGGCGGGTTTCGTGCGGCCGCCCTTCGCGCTGGCCGGACGGATCCTGCTCGGCGCGCGGGACCTGACGGGCGCGCCGCCGCAGGAGCGGCGGATGGGCCTGATGTTTCAGGCGCCGCTGCTGTTTCCGCACATGAGCGTCGGCGAGAACCTGCTGTTCGGGCTGACCGGCGGCGGCAGCCGCGCCGACCGGCGCCGGCAGGTGGAGGCGGCCCTTGCGGACGCCGGCCTGGAGGGCTTTGCGGACCGGTCGCCCGACACGCTGTCGGGAGGGCAGCAGTCGCGCGTCGCGCTGCTCCGGGTGCTGCTGTCGCAGCCGCAGGCCCTGCTGCTGGACGAACCCTTCTCGGCCCTCGACGCCGGGACCCGGGACGGCATCCGGCGCCTGGTGTTCACGGCCGCCCGGTCGGCCGGGCTGCCGGTGGTGCTGGTGACGCATGATCCGCAGGATGCGGCCGCCGCCGGCGGACCGGTGATCACGCTGGAGGGCTGACTGCTAGTCGGCGGCGTCCGCCGGCTCGGCCTGCAGCAGGCCATACTGCTCGATGCCGATGCGCGAGATCAGTTCGAGCTGGCTCTCGAGGAAATCGATATGGGCTTCCTCGTCGGCCAGAAGGTCCTCGAACAGCTTCTGGGTGACGTAATCCGCCGCATCCCGGCAGACCTCGCGGGCTTCGCGGTAGAGCGCACGGGCGGCATATTCGCCGGCGAGATCACATTCCACGACTTCCTTCAGCGACTGGCCGATGCGCAGGGGGTCCAGCGTCTGCAGGTTGGGCAGGCCCTCGAGGAAGATGATCCGCTCGATCAGCCGGTCCGCGTGCTGCATCTCCTCGATGGATTCCTCGCGCTCCTTGCGGGCCAGCCGGGAAAAGCCCCAGTCGTCGAGAAGGCGGTTGTGCAGCCAGTACTGGTTGACGGCGGTCAGCTCGTGGCGCAGCGCGCGGTTGAGATATTCGATGACCTTGACGTCGCCCTTCATGCCTGTCTCTCCCTGATCCTGTTCCGACGACATAGCGCCGGCGACGCGTTTGTTCCAGAGCCCCGCCGGCCTCAGGGCGTCTTGTCACACGGCTTCTGGTGGATGATGTCGATGACATTGGGGAAACAGCCGCCACAGCGCGGCCGGCAGCCAAGCTTGCGGAACACGGCGCCCGGCGTGGGCAGCCGCGCATCGGGGTCGGAGCGCATTTCCTCCGCAGCCTCGCGCAGCTGCTTGTCGGAGAGTACGTTGCACGAACAGATGATCATTGCCTGGTCTTGTTATCCGCAGCGCCCTTGCACCGGCCCCTGTCCGCTGCCAAGTCTGTCATAGAATGACCGCGCGGCATAAACTAAAGTTTCGTCTCCGAGTCAACTTTATCTGAGCCTCCCCGCCCCTCCTCCTGCAAGAGACCGCCCGATGTCCGATCCCCATGCGCCTGCCTCCACTCCCGCCCAGGACCCGCGTCCCGCCATCGTGTTGACCGGTGCGAGCCGTGGCATCGGCCATGCAACCGTGAAGAAGTTCTCCGCCGAAGGCTGGCGCGTCATCACCTGCTCGCGCCATGCCTTCTCGACCAAATGCCCCTGGCCATCCGGACCCGAGGATCATATCCAGATAGATCTTTCCGATCCGGAAAACCTCGGCTACGCGGTGCAGGAAATCCGCCGCCGGCTGGAGGCCAACGGCTCCAGGCTGCAGGCGCTGGTCAACAACGCCGGCATCAGCCCCAAGGACGACGGCGGCAAGCGGCTCGACAGCCTGTCCACGCCGATGCACATCTGGCGGCACGTGTTCCAGGTGAATTTCTTCGCACCCATCATGCTGGCACGCGGCCTGTTCAAGGAGCTGGAGGCCGCCCGGGGCTCCATCGTCAACGTGACCTCGATCGCCGGCATGCGCGTCCACCCCTTCGCCGGCACCGCCTATGCCACGTCGAAGGCGGCGCTCGCGGCGCTGACGCGGGAAATGGCGGCCGACTTCGGCCCGCACGGCATCCGCGTGAATGCCATCGCCCCCGGCGAGATCGACACCTCGATCCTGTCGCCGGGGACCGAGAAGCTGATCAGCGACATTCCGCTGCGCCGGCTCGGACAGCCGAGCGAAGTGGCGGACACAATCCACTTCCTGTGCAGCGCGCCTTCGGCCTATGTCACCGGCGCGGAGATCCACATCAACGGCGGCCAGCATGTGTAGCAATCATGATCGTCATTTTTGACAGTATTGATTGATCGCATTCGCGTTTTCAGGCCGCCGCAAGCGACGGAGATGAAGGAATTCACGGCGCTGTGATCAGGAATTAAGTGATTCACCTGACATTAATTTGATCGGCTCACCATACGGTACAACCGATCTCATTGATGAGTTGCGCCATGAAATCCCTGTTCTCCCGCCTGTCGATTGCCTCCGTCATGTCAGCGACTTCGGCGACACTCGTGATCCTGTCGCTGCTGGTTGTGGGCGTGATCGTCCACTTCTTCATGACGGAGAAGGCGCTGCGGATGGCGGTGCACGAGCAGAACACGAGCCTGCGCGTCGCCGCCACCATCCTGGAGCGCGACGTGCCGGGGCTGAAGGTCCGCTGGGGCCGCGACGGCTCGGTCGAGCGCATCGAGGCAGAAAGCCTCCCTGCCTTCGACAACCACACGATGATCGACACGGTGGGACGCATGACCGGCGACACGGCGACCCTGTTCGCCTGGGATCCGGCCCAGCAGGACTACGTGCGCAAGACCACGAACATCGTCAAGCCGGACGGCACCCGCGCGGTGGGCACGCCGCTCGGCAAGACCGGCGCGGTCTATCCGGTTGTTGTCCGCGGGCAGACGTTCCAGGGTGAGGCCGTGATCCTCGGCAAGCCCTATTTCGCGATCTACCAGCCGATCGTGTCCGCGAGCAACCAGCCGATCGGCCTGCTTTATGCCGGGGTCGAGCGCGGCAGCATCATGGCGGGCGTGAACGAGACGATGTCTGGCCTTGCGATGGCAACCGTGCCGGTGATCCTGGTCGTCATCGGCGTCACAGCCCTGCTGACGCGTCGCCTGCTGCGCCCGGTCACGGAGCTGGCGCGGACGACCGAGCAGATCGCGGACGACATGCTGGAAGTCACGATCCCCTACGTCGAGCGCAACGACCAGGTCGGCGTGATGGCGAAGGCCGTGGCCACCCTGAAGATCAAGTCGATGGAACGTCGGGACCTGGCAACCGCCCAGGAGGCCGCCGAGGCCGAGCGGACAGACCGGCAGAACCGGACCATGGCACTGATCGGCGAATTCCGGGCCAGCATCCGCACGCAGCTTGCAAGCGTGGCCGAGACCGCCGGCAGCCTGACAACCACGGCACAGGCCCTGACCGAGATCGCCCGCGGCAGCGCCGGGCACGCGACGGAAACGCAGCAGGCAACCAGCGAGGCGTCCGGCAATGTCCAGACCGTGGCCAGCGCCGCAGAGGAACTGGCCGCGTCGATCGGCGAGATCCGCCGTCAGGTGTCCCAGACCGCCACGGTCGTGGAGAAGGCAACCCAGGGCACCCGCATCACCAACGAGAAGGTCGAGGGGCTTGCGGCCTCCGCTGCCAAGATCGGCGAGGTGGTGACCCTCATCCAGGCCATTGCCGAACAGACCAACCTGCTCGCGCTGAACGCCACCATCGAGGCCGCCCGCGCGGGCGAGGCCGGCAAGGGCTTCGCCGTGGTCGCGGCGGAGGTCAAGGAACTGGCCAACCAGACCTCCAAGGCCACCGAAGAGATCTCGGCCCAGATCTCGGCGATCCAGTCTGCGACGGAGGATTCCGTCAGCGCCATCGCCGCCATCACGCGCACGATGGAGGAGGTGAACAGCTACACGAACGCGATCGCCTCCGCCGTCGAGCAGCAGGGCGCCGCAACGACGGAAATCTCGCGCAACGTGCAGCAGGCTGCCCGCGGAACAACTGCGGTCTCGGGCAGTGTGCAGCAGCTCGGCAAGGCGGTGGACGATACGGCGCGGTCCGCGGAACAGGTTCTGACGGCGTCCGACACACTGTCCCGCCGGACGAGTGACCTGCGGCAGGAGATTGACGGCTTCCTCCAGGATGTGGCGGCCGCCTGACCTGCCCAACCGAATCGGCAAAGGCCGGTCGGCGCCCCGCGCCGGCCGGCCTTTTCGTATGGAGCCGTGCCGAACGTATGACCCCGACGGACATGCCATTTCTGTCAGGACTACCGCAGAGACAGCAACGTCAAATTTGACTATAATAAAATATAGTTGAAGCAAAAAACATCATTTCTGATAGAAAAAATCGTACGGTAAAATACTTATTTCCAATTTATTAATTTGGTTCACAATCCATTAACCATAATTTTCATAGCGTCGGATACTTCACGGAGGAAGGTCCGATGACAACGGCACTGAACCGACTAGGCATTGTTACCGTCATTTCTGCAGCAAGCTCGCTTCTGCTCGTCCTGTCGCTGCTCACGGTGGGCGGCATCATGTACCGGATCGTATCGGCCGCCGCCGAGCAGCGCGCCGAGGACGAGAAGGCCAAGGATCTCGCCGCAGCCGCCTTGCTGATGGCACGCGACCATCCGGCCATTCAGATCACCTGGACGGCGGACGGCAGTCTGGCGCGGATCGCGGTTGACACCCTGCCGGACATGTCCTCCAGCGGACTGGTTGATGACCTCAGCCGGATCACTGGTGGTACGATGACGATCTTCAAATGGGACCCGACCGCTGCGGACTTCATCCGCGTGGCCACCAGCGTGGTCGACGCGAGCGGGCGCCGGGCCGTCGGCACGCCGCTGGGACGCAACAGCGACGCCTATGCCAGCGTCGCACGGGGCGAACCGTTCTCCGGCGAGGTGACGATCCTCGGCACGGACTACCTTGCCAACTACTTTCCCCTCACCGCGTCCAACGGCATGCCCGTGGGACTTGTCGCCGTGGCAACGGCCAAGCACAAGCTGACCGCGACGGTCTACGAGACGCTGCAGACCCTGGCCCTGACGCTGCTGCCGCTTGTCGCTGTGGTCCTGTGCGTCACGGTGGCCCTGACCCGCATCCTGTTGCGTCCGGTCACGCAGCTGGCGAATGTCACCGGCGAGATCGCGGCCGACCGGCTGGAACAGTCCATCCCCTTCACCGAGCGCAGCGACCAGATCGGCGTGCTGGCCAAGGCTGTACAGACCCTGCGCGAACGGGCCATGGAACGTCACCGGCTGGCGGCCGAGCAGCAACGCGCCACCGCGGTCGAGCAGCAGCGCCAGGCCCGGATCCAGGCCCTCGTTGACGGCTTCCGCTCGACCGTGCAGACGATGCTGGGCGCGGTCGCCGATACCGGCAAGAGCATGATGGAGACGGCGCAGACGCTGACCGAAATCGCCGGCGACAGCTCGCGGCGGGCGCTGGAGACCATGTCGGCCTCCGAGGAATCCAGCACCAACGTGCAGAACGTGGCTAGCGCCTCGGAAGAACTGGCCGCCTCGATCGGGGAAATCCGGCGGCAGGTGACCCAGACGGCGACGATCGTCGCCCAGGCCAGCGAAGGCACGCGGGTTACGAACGAGAAGGTGTCCGGTCTGGCTGCCTCCGCCAGCAAGATCGGCGAGGTGGTGACCCTCATCCAGGCGATTGCCGCCCAGACCAACCTGCTGGCGCTGAATGCCACCATCGAGGCAGCCCGCGCCGGCGAGGCCGGCAAGGGCTTCGCGGTCGTGGCTGCGGAAGTGAAGGAGCTGGCCAACCAGACGGCGCGGGCCACCGAGGAGATCGGCACGCAGATCTCCGCGATCCAGGGCGCGACCAACGAGGCCGTCACCGCAATTTCCGCGATCACGCGCACGATCGACAACGTGAACGAATACACCAACGCCATTGCGGTCGCCGTGCAGCAGCAGGGCGCGGCCACCGACGAGATCACCCGCAACGTGCAGGAAGCGGCAAAGGGAACCAACGCAGCTTCCGAGAACACGGCCGTCCTGTCG encodes:
- a CDS encoding ATP-binding cassette domain-containing protein, whose protein sequence is MPHAPIAASAGAAPTGAAAPARPGPLRLQDVCLTLAGRPLVRLDREIASGEVLTVMGASGSGKSSLLLALAGFVRPPFALAGRILLGARDLTGAPPQERRMGLMFQAPLLFPHMSVGENLLFGLTGGGSRADRRRQVEAALADAGLEGFADRSPDTLSGGQQSRVALLRVLLSQPQALLLDEPFSALDAGTRDGIRRLVFTAARSAGLPVVLVTHDPQDAAAAGGPVITLEG
- the bfr gene encoding bacterioferritin, coding for MKGDVKVIEYLNRALRHELTAVNQYWLHNRLLDDWGFSRLARKEREESIEEMQHADRLIERIIFLEGLPNLQTLDPLRIGQSLKEVVECDLAGEYAARALYREAREVCRDAADYVTQKLFEDLLADEEAHIDFLESQLELISRIGIEQYGLLQAEPADAAD
- a CDS encoding (2Fe-2S)-binding protein translates to MIICSCNVLSDKQLREAAEEMRSDPDARLPTPGAVFRKLGCRPRCGGCFPNVIDIIHQKPCDKTP
- a CDS encoding SDR family NAD(P)-dependent oxidoreductase — its product is MSDPHAPASTPAQDPRPAIVLTGASRGIGHATVKKFSAEGWRVITCSRHAFSTKCPWPSGPEDHIQIDLSDPENLGYAVQEIRRRLEANGSRLQALVNNAGISPKDDGGKRLDSLSTPMHIWRHVFQVNFFAPIMLARGLFKELEAARGSIVNVTSIAGMRVHPFAGTAYATSKAALAALTREMAADFGPHGIRVNAIAPGEIDTSILSPGTEKLISDIPLRRLGQPSEVADTIHFLCSAPSAYVTGAEIHINGGQHV
- a CDS encoding methyl-accepting chemotaxis protein, encoding MKSLFSRLSIASVMSATSATLVILSLLVVGVIVHFFMTEKALRMAVHEQNTSLRVAATILERDVPGLKVRWGRDGSVERIEAESLPAFDNHTMIDTVGRMTGDTATLFAWDPAQQDYVRKTTNIVKPDGTRAVGTPLGKTGAVYPVVVRGQTFQGEAVILGKPYFAIYQPIVSASNQPIGLLYAGVERGSIMAGVNETMSGLAMATVPVILVVIGVTALLTRRLLRPVTELARTTEQIADDMLEVTIPYVERNDQVGVMAKAVATLKIKSMERRDLATAQEAAEAERTDRQNRTMALIGEFRASIRTQLASVAETAGSLTTTAQALTEIARGSAGHATETQQATSEASGNVQTVASAAEELAASIGEIRRQVSQTATVVEKATQGTRITNEKVEGLAASAAKIGEVVTLIQAIAEQTNLLALNATIEAARAGEAGKGFAVVAAEVKELANQTSKATEEISAQISAIQSATEDSVSAIAAITRTMEEVNSYTNAIASAVEQQGAATTEISRNVQQAARGTTAVSGSVQQLGKAVDDTARSAEQVLTASDTLSRRTSDLRQEIDGFLQDVAAA
- a CDS encoding methyl-accepting chemotaxis protein; this translates as MTTALNRLGIVTVISAASSLLLVLSLLTVGGIMYRIVSAAAEQRAEDEKAKDLAAAALLMARDHPAIQITWTADGSLARIAVDTLPDMSSSGLVDDLSRITGGTMTIFKWDPTAADFIRVATSVVDASGRRAVGTPLGRNSDAYASVARGEPFSGEVTILGTDYLANYFPLTASNGMPVGLVAVATAKHKLTATVYETLQTLALTLLPLVAVVLCVTVALTRILLRPVTQLANVTGEIAADRLEQSIPFTERSDQIGVLAKAVQTLRERAMERHRLAAEQQRATAVEQQRQARIQALVDGFRSTVQTMLGAVADTGKSMMETAQTLTEIAGDSSRRALETMSASEESSTNVQNVASASEELAASIGEIRRQVTQTATIVAQASEGTRVTNEKVSGLAASASKIGEVVTLIQAIAAQTNLLALNATIEAARAGEAGKGFAVVAAEVKELANQTARATEEIGTQISAIQGATNEAVTAISAITRTIDNVNEYTNAIAVAVQQQGAATDEITRNVQEAAKGTNAASENTAVLSKAVDKTARSAELVLDAAGTLSDRSKTLREEIDDFLAQVAAA